In Alphaproteobacteria bacterium, the genomic window GATCATCATGATGACTTTACCTATTTTATTGGTGAAGAAGTAAGTTCTTTTGATAATCTTCCAAAAGAATTCACAGCATTAACCATACCAACCCAAAATTATGCAAAATTCACTAAAGGTCCAGGACCTATGCCTGACATTTGCATTGATCTATGGCAAAACATCTGGCAAATGAATCCCAAAGATTTTGGTGCGCCAAGAAGCTATCAAACAGATTTTGAGATTTATGATGAACGCGCACTTGACCATCAACACGTTGTTTTTGATATTTTTATTGGGATTGATGCATAAAATATAGGGTGTGTTAGCAATTCGCGAACACACCACTGAAGACATAAATCATATTTTATTCACATTCTATCATCATAATATAAAGACTTATCCTTAAGAGGAAGAGAGCCACCAATCGATCCGCCACTTACGTCATCTGCTTGAAACGCTATAACATTAAACATCGTCAAAGCGATTAACAGAATTTTTTTCATTTTTTATCCTAACTTATACCTAAATAATCTAAAACTACTGTTTTGCAATCTACCGAACAATTTTTATTTTTATGATAGAAATTATCGCCATACACCTTTGTTTTCCTGGACACGTTGAAGCGAAGCTTCATACGTAGATCCAGGATCCAGAAAAAAGTACATGCTCGTAAGAGGATGACTCTATTATATAAAAACATGTCATGATCTTCGATCATGTTTTTTGATCTGGACCCTGGATCCGTGCTCGAAGCTTTGCTTCAACGTGTCCAGGAAAACAAAGGTGTTTTTCATAAAAATTACGCTTCATCCTCCGAAGACTGAAATGGCACATATCTAGAATACCAACTTCTTCGTTTATGTTTTTTTTGCGATAACCTATCTGTTAATTCTTTATGTGTCTCATCAATACGTTTCGTTTTTGTATATTCTAAATAACAACGCACGAAAGTATCGTTTGCACCATATTTATAAAGCCGTTGCACAAATTTTTCACGCAAAGCATTTTCATCATGTGTAGATAATTGATGTGGCATTTTAATTTCACAACCTTGTCCTATGCTTTCTTCCATTATTTCTTCTATCGTTTTTTTACTTTTAATTTCTCCACCATCAAATTCTTCCATTTTCAACTGATTCGACACATCAACTTTATATGCCTGATGAAGCGTTTTCAGATCATGATTGTGCTGACATAAATGTGTACATGAATAATAAGCTTCATAAAACTTAAACCCACCCAGCCATATAGCAAATCCTGCTACACCACCTACGCCCACGCCTATATCAACCCAATAAGTAGCATTTAACATACTCGCCATCACATTGCCAAGTGCATAACCGCCGACAAGCCCCGATATTTCAGTTGCACATAAAGAACCAAAATTTCGTGCTGTAAACCCGATAACACAGGCCGCTTTTCGTACTTTTGTATGATTTTTCGATTCTATTTTTTCTTCAACTTGCTCTAATGAACGTCCAATCCAATATAATTCAGCATCTTTATCATCAGGCACACCTTCTTCAATATAATCTGAAAATAAACCACTTATGACTTTTTGCGCCATTTGATTGCCTCGAATATATGAACCATCGACATCTTGATGATCATGTGCATCATAAAACAATTGCGCATAAGGATGCAAAGGATTATAAGATATCGCCATTTTATACCCAAGCGCTACCATATACATTAATTTTTCAGCCTCTTTTAAATGTCCTTTAAAGTGTAATTTTTTAATAGCAAAATTATCAAGCTGCAATGCAATATTAAAAATTTTTTGCGCCTTTATTATATTATCATCCCCTGGTTCAAGCGCAAATTTATCATCATGATCAACATGTATTTCTATATCATCACCATTTTCATCTAATTCATGATGTATATTGTCATTTTTGAGATGTGAATCTGAATGATAAAAAGGGTTGATTTTATTAAATCCACCAACAACCACATTGGAAAATCGTTTAATAATACCCTCTTTGTGTTGAGGCTTTATATGATATAAATGTTTTTGCAATGCTTCATTTTTTGCTTCAATACGATCATTTCGCGTTATCTTTCGATAAATTTCAACAAATCTTTTATCAGCTGCACTTCCTCCATAAAGATGTTTTAAATAGTCATTATTTATTTCTTCTCTTTTTTTATTCAGCAGATGATCTGTATATTGCAACACATCAATATCATCATTTTCTTCTTCATCTACTGACTGATCATCATTTTTATTTTTTTTTGATTTCGTTAATTTATTATAAAGTTCAATAAATTTTTTATCTTCTTCCGTTTTACCATAAAGATGTCTTAAATAATCGGTCTTCAAAAATTTTTGTTCTTCTTTGGATAATTTTTGATGCCCTATTAGTTTCCCTAAATTTTCATTATCTTGGATTACTCTTTGCGCCAGCAAATCATTTTCTAAATCAAAATCTGAGTCCTTATGACATCTACCAAAGCAATTCCGCCACCCAGATGCCTCATCTTCATTAACAGCTTTATCAAAGAGCTCAATAAATTTTTCATCTTCTTCACCGTTACGATAACGATGTATCAAGTAATCAGTTTTTAAATTATTCTTTTCTTCTGTTGATAATTTTTGATGACGTATTAGTTTTTCTAAATTCTTATTGTCTTGAACTATTTTTTCCTCAATCGGATCAAGATCTAAATTTTCTTCAGAAGATTTTCGACATAATCCAAAACAAGCACAACAGCCTGAATCTTCTTCATCTAAATCTAGAGCTACATCTTCATTTTCATTAAATGCTTTATTTAATTTTTCGACATTTTTTTTATGATTGCGTCTTTCTTTACACCTATTAAACATCATATAAAGCTGTAAACTTGCAACCCATTCAATGCTGCCAACCACAGCACCGGCGCAAAGACCAACAATGATTAAATATTCCTGATTCAACGTTACAGCAAGTGCACGACCCGCACCATAACCTGTCGCTAAATTACCCCCTACAAATGCAATTAAAGAAGCAAATTCTTTTGCTGAAAGCGTTGCACAAGATATTTTTTGTTGCTTGGCTAATAAATCCTGCCCATCTAACGTAAATTGTGTTTTTTCAGCAGAGCGTGCCAACCAAAAAGCCTGCATGACATAATCATCAGGCACATCATCTTGAATACCATCCGTATAAAGCCCACTAATTGCGACCATTGATTTTGGATCACCTTCCACAGGAAGGCCATGATCATCTGAAGGATGTCGGTGCGCCTCATAAAACAATTCAGCAAGAGGATGTGCACGGTAATATTCTACAACCATTTTATAGCCAGCTGAAATCATATGCAAAAGCTCTTCAGCTTCCTCAACAAACCCCTTAAAATATAGATCCTTAATAGCGAATAAATCTAACAACAATGACATTTTAAATATTTTTTCAGCTTTATCTTGCAGCGAGTCCAAAGGATTTACTTCAAGTTCAGCCAAATTTATATTAAAATCTTCCTTTGATTTCTCAGCATTAATGCTATTAATAAAAATAATAAAAAAAACAAAACATACTAATAAATTAATTTTTTTAATATTCATTAAAGAACCTCCTAAAAAAATATCTTTATTTAGTGTAGCACCTATATTTTTTTTAAAATATTTTTTAAATGAAGATCTATATTTTTGGCAGTTACAATTAAATTAGGGGCTGTTGACATTTGACTTAATAAAATGAACGCAAGTTCGTCATTGCGAAAATAGCCGAGCGGTACGTAAGGCTGCTTGTGGCAATCCACACTTTTTACTACAACATCCACAAATATAGATTACCACGTACGCCCTCGTGCCTAAGCACTCAGGCATTCTTCTAATGACCAAGGCTTAAGATGTTGATAAAAAGTCAT contains:
- a CDS encoding GyrI-like domain-containing protein; translated protein: MQKITIFLPEIKLVGITTRTNNKAMFERDPSINKIAALVQKYFHNGLSTKITNRQKPNTTYCAYTDYESDHHDDFTYFIGEEVSSFDNLPKEFTALTIPTQNYAKFTKGPGPMPDICIDLWQNIWQMNPKDFGAPRSYQTDFEIYDERALDHQHVVFDIFIGIDA